In a single window of the Lasioglossum baleicum chromosome 10, iyLasBale1, whole genome shotgun sequence genome:
- the Ugt50b3 gene encoding UDP-glycosyltransferase family 50 member B3, which translates to MIDRVLALVMFAWLCEDARGYNVLMATMGGTKSHTVPFIALGTSLKARGHNVTLVSAFPGPAANNGLQEFVPPIFEAYVSNYTAEWDLVGARFHDELPISPWDAMRYAWESCEALLRDGTSVSWLRKPEGNPHQRWDIAVVDGAFPECLLGVLHGENVPTIMLNTVALYSGSIGRQGNPSPWSVTPYFGKSFTQDMSFLQRILNAACLVTLRVMHWIMTTGYVQPVLRRYLGDQLPDVRELTAEVPLTLQNSHYSVADSLPYLANVVNVACLHCNPASQLSADLENFLQRGFIFVSMGSSVRASGMPEALRHIFVAAFATLPYNVVWKWEGGKIKDVPSNVRTAAWWPQQDLLGHPKLQAFVSHGGLLSLHEAAYHGAPTLVLPVFCDHDGNAAQAEKLGYALVMDLAGVSIGNLREGILKVSAVHNNSYRKAAKKRSLLLRELPINPRRLATWWVEHVAKYNGAEHLKSSARHMSIVHYYSVDVVTFYAVALLLLVYGLKKLCWRTISKRTVNKKKLD; encoded by the exons ATGATCGATCGAGTGCTTGCCCTGGTGATGTTCGCCTGGCTCTGTGAGGACGCAAGGGGATACAACGTTCTGATGGCCACCATGGGCGGCACCAAGTCGCACACCGTGCCTTTCATTGCTCTCGGCACCAGCCTGAAGGCCAGAGGCCACAACGTAACCCTAGTCAGCGCGTTCCCTGGACCAGCAGCGAACAACGGCCTGCAGGAGTTCGTGCCTCCCATCTTCGAG GCCTACGTCAGCAACTACACCGCGGAATGGGACCTGGTAGGAGCGAGGTTCCACGACGAATTGCCGATCTCGCCTTGGGATGCGATGCGGTACGCCTGGGAATCCTGCGAGGCTCTTCTCCGGGATGGGACGTCGGTTTCTTGGCTGAGGAAGCCCGAGGGCAATCCCCATCAGCGCTGGGACATCGCCGTGGTGGACGGCGCCTTTCCCGAATGCCTTCTCGGGGTCCTCCACGGAGAGAATGTGCCCACGATCATGCTAAACACG GTAGCGTTGTACAGCGGCTCGATCGGACGGCAAGGCAATCCATCCCCCTGGTCGGTCACCCCCTACTTCGGCAAGTCCTTCACGCAGGACATGAGCTTCCTGCAGAGGATCCTGAACGCTGCCTGCCTCGTCACCCTACGGGTCATGCACTGGATCATGACTACCGGATACGTTCAACCAGTTCTCCGAAGATACCTCG GGGATCAGCTGCCCGATGTACGTGAGCTGACTGCCGAGGTGCCGCTCACGTTACAGAACAGTCACTATAGCGTGGCCGACTCGTTGCCATACTTGGCCAACGTCGTCAACGTCGCCTGCCTCCATTGCAATCCCGCCAGCCAGCTTAGCGCCGACTTGGAGAACTTCCTGCAAAGAG GTTTCATTTTCGTCTCCATGGGCTCGTCGGTTCGCGCGTCGGGCATGCCGGAGGCGCTACGTCATATATTCGTCGCAGCCTTTGCTACCTTGCCGTACAACGTCGTCTGGAAATGGGAAGGCGGGAAGATCAAAGATGTGCCGTCCAACGTCAGAACGGCAGCCTGGTGGCCCCAACAAGATCTCCTTGGACATCCAAAGCTCCAagctttcgtctctcacggagGCCTGCTGTCTCTTCACGAAGCCGCGTATCACGGCGCCCCGACACTCGTGCTGCCTGTCTTCTGTGATCACGATGGGAACGCGGCGCAAGCAG AAAAATTAGGTTACGCCCTGGTGATGGATTTGGCTGGCGTATCGATCGGAAATCTTCGCGAGGGGATCCTGAAGGTGTCTGCCGTGCACAACAATTCGTATCGGAAGGCGGCGAAGAAGAGGAGTTTGCTGTTGCGAGAGCTGCCAATTAACCCGAGGAGATTAGCCACTTGGTGGGTCGAACACGTTGCCAAGTACAATGGAGCTGAACATTTGAAGAGCTCCGCAAG GCACATGAGCATCGTTCATTATTATTCCGTCGACGTAGTAACGTTTTACGCTGTCGCATTGCTGTTGCTGGTTTACGGGCTGAAGAAGCTCTGCTGGAGGACGATATCGAAGCGGACTGTAAATAAGAAGAAACTAGACTGA
- the LOC143213026 gene encoding E3 ubiquitin-protein ligase RAD18, producing MWPPEYIQLKHIEDLMVCGICYEYMDTSVITSCSHNYCSLCIRKYLHYKTECPSCFAETFEKDLRKNKVLDEIIAQFVQVKDKLKKYLKAPLQFLPGNKSDGILNSPRTTHEKKYSPSIKQEAASVNRNVISKNNASPSTNVLKDLSSPSTSGKNKIPLMFTPKSAKRQDPIGTDEAKVVICPVCKVTISETHINRHLDDCLKREAKKDQPQIKPDAKRQPLPKLVFNLMKDAVMRKKLKEFGLSAQGERKIMEARLQRYIVLYNAECDKSTPRSVSELIKQCEDEENLEKRINKTSSIINKLQVNRNMEQNVIDQERKKYLETHKDSFESLIKRIKSSEVQRNPAVRRNLLNESFEANRRTVQESETVPESSDDSTNDIGQNDLPPVNYAYAYIQDSDSDSACPLQMYSSSDPKKCHNIEFPCDNNAEINETRSSYNDHVGEESDHVTSDTYSDIPKRKILKRGGRRFSKDEIRRMDCVSTSRNNFDSDQEDGGCEKPASVLQNICYDLSSNDSVDSKFSCGKSNAVNHGLLHNNLLNSSHVEKENISSSPECSGNRSYRKRSRDFIQNDGRTVYDAKKRIKKFSQSHLSETDESNEGSVSMLCDNQETCVPSKTRLRTRNMNTTAVESTTVLRKSVRTKRKNDT from the exons ATGTGGCCTCCTGAATATATACAATtgaag CACATAGAGGATTTGATGGTTTGCGGTATATGCTACGAATATATGGATACATCTGTTATAACATCATGTTCTCATAATT ATTGCTCGCTGTGCATCAGAAAGTACTTGCATTACAAAACAGAATGTCCTTCTTGTTTTGCGGAGACTTTCGAGAAAGACTTGCGGAAGAATAAAGTTTTGGATGAAATTATAGCGCAGTTTGTGCAAGTCAAggacaaattgaaaaaatatctgaAAGCTCCGCTACAATTTCTGCCAGGCAATAAGAGCGACGGTATTTTAAATTCGCCAAGAACAACTCACGAAAAGAAATATTCACCTTCGATAAAACAAGAAGCTGCAAGTGTTAATAGAAATgtaatttctaaaaataatGCATCACCTTCTACAAATGTTCTTAAAGATCTATCTAGTCCGAGTACTAGTGGTAAAAACAAAATACCTTTAATGTTTACCCCGAAAAGTGCAAAACGGCAGGATCCAATCGGCACAGACGAGGCCAAGGTTGTTATATGTCCGGTCTGCAAAGTTACTATTTCAGAGACTCATATAAATAGACATCTTGACGATTGTTTGAAAAGAGAAGCGAAGAAGGATCAACCACAAATAAA ACCAGATGCAAAACGTCAACCGCTACCGAAGCTAGTATTCAATTTAATGAAGGATGCAGTGATGCGTAAGAAGTTAAAAGAATTTGGCCTGTCGGCTCAAGGAGAACGCAAGATTATGGAAGCTCGACTGCAAAGATATATCGTTCTTTATAATGCGGAATGCGATAAATCTACTCCGCGATCAGTTTCCGAATTGATTAAACAATGCGAAGATGAAGAGAACCTTGAGAAAAGAATTAATAAGACTTCGTCAATTATAAAT AAATTACAAGTTAACAGAAACATGGAACAAAACGTCATAGATCAAGAGAGGAAAAAGTATT TGGAAACGCATAAAGACAGTTTCGAAAGTTTAATTAAAAGGATCAAGAGTTCCGAAGTACAAAGAAATCCAGCGGTAAGACGGAACTTGTTAAACGAAAGCTTCGAAGCCAACAGACGTACTGTACAAGAAAGTGAAACAGTCCCTGAGAGTTCAGATGATTCAACAAACGATATCGGCCAAAATGATCTGCCGCCCGTGAATTATGCCTATGCGTATATTCAAGATTCTGATTCGGACAGTGCTTGCCCTTTACAAATGTATTCCAGCAGTGATCCGAAGAAATGTCATAATATCGAGTTTCCTTGCGACAATAATGCTGAAATTAATGAAACTCGATCAAGTTATAACGATCATGTCGGTGAGGAAAGCGATCACGTTACGTCAGATACATATAGCGATATTCCGAAgcgcaaaatattaaaaaggggAGGAAGAAGATTTTCAAAGGATGAAATAAGGAGGATGGACTGTGTGTCGACAAGCAGAAACAATTTTGACTCTGATCAAGAAGACGGAGGCTGCGAAAAGCCTGCTTCTGTCttacaaaatatttgttacgaccTATCAAGCAACGATAGCGTCGATAGCAAATTTAGTTGCG GTAAATCGAACGCTGTTAATCATGGATTGTTACACAATAATCTACTAAACTCATCACATGTCGAAAAGGAGAACATAAGCTCGTCTCCCGAATGTAGTGGAAATCGTTCCTACCGTAAAAGAAGTCGCGATTTCATACAAAACGATGGTAGAACCGTTTACGACGCGAAGAAGAGAATTAAGAAATTTTCCCAATCGCATCTCAGCGAGACCGATGAGTCCAATGAAGGGTCTGTAAGCATGTTGTGCGATAATCAGGAAACGTGTGTACCAAGTAAAACACGATTGAGAACTCGAAACATGAATACTACAGCGGTAGAGAGCACGACAGTCTTACGAAAATCTGTTCGAACGAAGCGCAAGAACGatacgtga